In the genome of Perca fluviatilis chromosome 4, GENO_Pfluv_1.0, whole genome shotgun sequence, one region contains:
- the stx16 gene encoding syntaxin-16 isoform X1, which produces MATRRLTDAFLLMRNNAIQNRQILAEQVSTYDPRLSTRSNAAELDELADDRMALVSGISLDPEAAIGVTKKLPPKWVEWVNEIQYEITRVRQKMKDLALLHDKHMNRPTLDDSSEEEHAIEITTQEITQMFHRCQRAVTGLQSRCGHCTEQEEKLLRNVVSSIAQSLQDLSTNFRHTQSGYLKRMKNREERSKHFFDSGPLMEEDEDLAVYDKGFTDDQLMLVEQNTVMVEEREREIRQIVQSISDLNEIFRDLAGMVVEQGTVLDRIDFNVEQSCVKTEEGMKQLQKAEQYQKKNRKMLVILILFIIVIVLIIILFGTKF; this is translated from the exons ATGGCCACTAGGCGTCTGACCGATGCCTTCTTGTTAATGCGGAACAATGCAATCCAAAACCGGCAGATATTGGCTGAGCAAGTGAGTACATACGACCCCCGTCTGAGTACACGTAGCAATGCTGCG GAGCTTGATGAG ttggCTGATGATCGAATGGCCCTGGTGTCGGGCATTAGTCTGGATCCTGAAGCAGCCATTGGAGTCACCAAGAAACTGCCCCCCAAATGGGTAGAGTGGGTTAATGAG ATCCAGTACGAAATCACACGGGTTCGGCAAAAAATGAAAGATCTGGCCTTACTTCATGACAAGCATATGAATCGACCCACACTTGATGACAGTAGTGAGGAAGAGCATGCCATAGAAATCACTACTCAGGAAATTACACAG ATGTTCCACCGATGCCAGCGAGCTGTGACAGGCCTGCAGTCTCGTTGTGGCCACTGTACCGAGCAGGAGGAGAAGCTACTGCGAAACGTGGTCTCGTCCATAGCACAGAGCCTGCAGGATCTGTCCACCAATTTCAGGCACACACAGTCCGGCTATCTAAAAC GTATGAAGAATCGTGAGGAGAGATCAAAGCACTTTTTTGACTCTGGACCCCTAATGGAAGAGGATGAAGATTTAGCTGTATATGACAAG GGGTTCACAGACGACCAGTTGATGCTGGTTGAACAGAACACCGTTATGGTGGAAGAACGAGAGCGGGAAATCCGACAAATAGTGCAGTCCATCTCAGATCTGAATGAGATTTTCCGGGACTTGGCTGGAATGGTGGTGGAACAG GGCACCGTTCTTGACAGAATTGACTTCAATGTGGAGCAGTCTTGTGTGAAAACAGAAGAAGGAATGAAACAGTTACAAAAG GCGGAACAGTATCAGAAGAAGAACAGAAAGATGCTGGTCATTTTGATCCTCTTCATCATAGTCATCGTtctaattattattctttttggaACAAAGTTTTAA
- the stx16 gene encoding syntaxin-16 isoform X2: MATRRLTDAFLLMRNNAIQNRQILAEQVSTYDPRLSTRSNAALADDRMALVSGISLDPEAAIGVTKKLPPKWVEWVNEIQYEITRVRQKMKDLALLHDKHMNRPTLDDSSEEEHAIEITTQEITQMFHRCQRAVTGLQSRCGHCTEQEEKLLRNVVSSIAQSLQDLSTNFRHTQSGYLKRMKNREERSKHFFDSGPLMEEDEDLAVYDKGFTDDQLMLVEQNTVMVEEREREIRQIVQSISDLNEIFRDLAGMVVEQGTVLDRIDFNVEQSCVKTEEGMKQLQKAEQYQKKNRKMLVILILFIIVIVLIIILFGTKF, translated from the exons ATGGCCACTAGGCGTCTGACCGATGCCTTCTTGTTAATGCGGAACAATGCAATCCAAAACCGGCAGATATTGGCTGAGCAAGTGAGTACATACGACCCCCGTCTGAGTACACGTAGCAATGCTGCG ttggCTGATGATCGAATGGCCCTGGTGTCGGGCATTAGTCTGGATCCTGAAGCAGCCATTGGAGTCACCAAGAAACTGCCCCCCAAATGGGTAGAGTGGGTTAATGAG ATCCAGTACGAAATCACACGGGTTCGGCAAAAAATGAAAGATCTGGCCTTACTTCATGACAAGCATATGAATCGACCCACACTTGATGACAGTAGTGAGGAAGAGCATGCCATAGAAATCACTACTCAGGAAATTACACAG ATGTTCCACCGATGCCAGCGAGCTGTGACAGGCCTGCAGTCTCGTTGTGGCCACTGTACCGAGCAGGAGGAGAAGCTACTGCGAAACGTGGTCTCGTCCATAGCACAGAGCCTGCAGGATCTGTCCACCAATTTCAGGCACACACAGTCCGGCTATCTAAAAC GTATGAAGAATCGTGAGGAGAGATCAAAGCACTTTTTTGACTCTGGACCCCTAATGGAAGAGGATGAAGATTTAGCTGTATATGACAAG GGGTTCACAGACGACCAGTTGATGCTGGTTGAACAGAACACCGTTATGGTGGAAGAACGAGAGCGGGAAATCCGACAAATAGTGCAGTCCATCTCAGATCTGAATGAGATTTTCCGGGACTTGGCTGGAATGGTGGTGGAACAG GGCACCGTTCTTGACAGAATTGACTTCAATGTGGAGCAGTCTTGTGTGAAAACAGAAGAAGGAATGAAACAGTTACAAAAG GCGGAACAGTATCAGAAGAAGAACAGAAAGATGCTGGTCATTTTGATCCTCTTCATCATAGTCATCGTtctaattattattctttttggaACAAAGTTTTAA
- the stx16 gene encoding syntaxin-16 isoform X3 yields the protein MATRRLTDAFLLMRNNAIQNRQILAEQELDELADDRMALVSGISLDPEAAIGVTKKLPPKWVEWVNEIQYEITRVRQKMKDLALLHDKHMNRPTLDDSSEEEHAIEITTQEITQMFHRCQRAVTGLQSRCGHCTEQEEKLLRNVVSSIAQSLQDLSTNFRHTQSGYLKRMKNREERSKHFFDSGPLMEEDEDLAVYDKGFTDDQLMLVEQNTVMVEEREREIRQIVQSISDLNEIFRDLAGMVVEQGTVLDRIDFNVEQSCVKTEEGMKQLQKAEQYQKKNRKMLVILILFIIVIVLIIILFGTKF from the exons ATGGCCACTAGGCGTCTGACCGATGCCTTCTTGTTAATGCGGAACAATGCAATCCAAAACCGGCAGATATTGGCTGAGCAA GAGCTTGATGAG ttggCTGATGATCGAATGGCCCTGGTGTCGGGCATTAGTCTGGATCCTGAAGCAGCCATTGGAGTCACCAAGAAACTGCCCCCCAAATGGGTAGAGTGGGTTAATGAG ATCCAGTACGAAATCACACGGGTTCGGCAAAAAATGAAAGATCTGGCCTTACTTCATGACAAGCATATGAATCGACCCACACTTGATGACAGTAGTGAGGAAGAGCATGCCATAGAAATCACTACTCAGGAAATTACACAG ATGTTCCACCGATGCCAGCGAGCTGTGACAGGCCTGCAGTCTCGTTGTGGCCACTGTACCGAGCAGGAGGAGAAGCTACTGCGAAACGTGGTCTCGTCCATAGCACAGAGCCTGCAGGATCTGTCCACCAATTTCAGGCACACACAGTCCGGCTATCTAAAAC GTATGAAGAATCGTGAGGAGAGATCAAAGCACTTTTTTGACTCTGGACCCCTAATGGAAGAGGATGAAGATTTAGCTGTATATGACAAG GGGTTCACAGACGACCAGTTGATGCTGGTTGAACAGAACACCGTTATGGTGGAAGAACGAGAGCGGGAAATCCGACAAATAGTGCAGTCCATCTCAGATCTGAATGAGATTTTCCGGGACTTGGCTGGAATGGTGGTGGAACAG GGCACCGTTCTTGACAGAATTGACTTCAATGTGGAGCAGTCTTGTGTGAAAACAGAAGAAGGAATGAAACAGTTACAAAAG GCGGAACAGTATCAGAAGAAGAACAGAAAGATGCTGGTCATTTTGATCCTCTTCATCATAGTCATCGTtctaattattattctttttggaACAAAGTTTTAA
- the stx16 gene encoding syntaxin-16 isoform X4, with product MATRRLTDAFLLMRNNAIQNRQILAEQLADDRMALVSGISLDPEAAIGVTKKLPPKWVEWVNEIQYEITRVRQKMKDLALLHDKHMNRPTLDDSSEEEHAIEITTQEITQMFHRCQRAVTGLQSRCGHCTEQEEKLLRNVVSSIAQSLQDLSTNFRHTQSGYLKRMKNREERSKHFFDSGPLMEEDEDLAVYDKGFTDDQLMLVEQNTVMVEEREREIRQIVQSISDLNEIFRDLAGMVVEQGTVLDRIDFNVEQSCVKTEEGMKQLQKAEQYQKKNRKMLVILILFIIVIVLIIILFGTKF from the exons ATGGCCACTAGGCGTCTGACCGATGCCTTCTTGTTAATGCGGAACAATGCAATCCAAAACCGGCAGATATTGGCTGAGCAA ttggCTGATGATCGAATGGCCCTGGTGTCGGGCATTAGTCTGGATCCTGAAGCAGCCATTGGAGTCACCAAGAAACTGCCCCCCAAATGGGTAGAGTGGGTTAATGAG ATCCAGTACGAAATCACACGGGTTCGGCAAAAAATGAAAGATCTGGCCTTACTTCATGACAAGCATATGAATCGACCCACACTTGATGACAGTAGTGAGGAAGAGCATGCCATAGAAATCACTACTCAGGAAATTACACAG ATGTTCCACCGATGCCAGCGAGCTGTGACAGGCCTGCAGTCTCGTTGTGGCCACTGTACCGAGCAGGAGGAGAAGCTACTGCGAAACGTGGTCTCGTCCATAGCACAGAGCCTGCAGGATCTGTCCACCAATTTCAGGCACACACAGTCCGGCTATCTAAAAC GTATGAAGAATCGTGAGGAGAGATCAAAGCACTTTTTTGACTCTGGACCCCTAATGGAAGAGGATGAAGATTTAGCTGTATATGACAAG GGGTTCACAGACGACCAGTTGATGCTGGTTGAACAGAACACCGTTATGGTGGAAGAACGAGAGCGGGAAATCCGACAAATAGTGCAGTCCATCTCAGATCTGAATGAGATTTTCCGGGACTTGGCTGGAATGGTGGTGGAACAG GGCACCGTTCTTGACAGAATTGACTTCAATGTGGAGCAGTCTTGTGTGAAAACAGAAGAAGGAATGAAACAGTTACAAAAG GCGGAACAGTATCAGAAGAAGAACAGAAAGATGCTGGTCATTTTGATCCTCTTCATCATAGTCATCGTtctaattattattctttttggaACAAAGTTTTAA
- the LOC120557952 gene encoding EEF1A lysine methyltransferase 3-like isoform X2: MTCAGDEDDPFPVDDGLFAETFSQDTVYTLVGQELKIRQLFGANLGVAAPVWEAALHLCRYFEEQSVELRGKRIIELGAGTGVVGILAARLVVTLTDLPLALPQLQVNISANMPSSGWPTSPPTVLPLSWGEDHMNFSSDWDLVLCADIIYLPETYPLLVETLSHLCKNGAVVYLSSKMRKEHKTPGFYEECLRSRFNVELVHYDGNQNINIYRASLRKEQ; encoded by the exons ATGACTTGTGCAGGCGATGAAGACGATCCGTTCCCTGTTGATGACGGTCTGTTTGCGGAAACATTTTCTCAAGACACCGTATACACTTTAGTCGGCCAAGAGCTAAAGATAAGACAGCTGTTCGGTGCCAACCTCGGCGTAGCTGCCCCGGTCTGGGAAGCT gcgCTACACTTGTGTCGTTACTTCGAGGAGCAGTCGGTGGAGTTGAGAGGAAAGCGCATCATAGAGCTGGGAGCAGGGACTGGTGTGGTTGGTATCTTGGCAGCACGCCTcg TCGTGACCCTCACAGACCTTCCTTTGGCTCTTCCCCAACTTCAGGTGAACATCTCTGCTAACATGCCATCCAGTGGTTGGCCTACCAGCCCTCCCACCGTTCTCCCTCTGTCCTGGGGTGAGGACCACATGAACTTCTCTTCTGACTGGGATCTGGTGCTCTGTGCAGATATAATTTACCTCCCAGAgacttacccactgctagtggAGACACTATCCCATTTGTGCAAGAACGGAGCTGTGGTATATCTGTCATCCAAAATGCGAAAAGAGCATAAGACTCCAGGTTTCTATGAGGAATGTTTGCGAAGCAGATTTAATGTGGAGCTTGTTCACTATGATGGCAATCAAAACATTAACATCTACAGGGCATCTTTGAGGAAAGAGCAGTGA
- the LOC120557952 gene encoding EEF1A lysine methyltransferase 3-like isoform X1 codes for MTCAGDEDDPFPVDDGLFAETFSQDTVYTLVGQELKIRQLFGANLGVAAPVWEAALHLCRYFEEQSVELRGKRIIELGAGTGVVGILAARLGAVVTLTDLPLALPQLQVNISANMPSSGWPTSPPTVLPLSWGEDHMNFSSDWDLVLCADIIYLPETYPLLVETLSHLCKNGAVVYLSSKMRKEHKTPGFYEECLRSRFNVELVHYDGNQNINIYRASLRKEQ; via the exons ATGACTTGTGCAGGCGATGAAGACGATCCGTTCCCTGTTGATGACGGTCTGTTTGCGGAAACATTTTCTCAAGACACCGTATACACTTTAGTCGGCCAAGAGCTAAAGATAAGACAGCTGTTCGGTGCCAACCTCGGCGTAGCTGCCCCGGTCTGGGAAGCT gcgCTACACTTGTGTCGTTACTTCGAGGAGCAGTCGGTGGAGTTGAGAGGAAAGCGCATCATAGAGCTGGGAGCAGGGACTGGTGTGGTTGGTATCTTGGCAGCACGCCTcg GTGCAGTCGTGACCCTCACAGACCTTCCTTTGGCTCTTCCCCAACTTCAGGTGAACATCTCTGCTAACATGCCATCCAGTGGTTGGCCTACCAGCCCTCCCACCGTTCTCCCTCTGTCCTGGGGTGAGGACCACATGAACTTCTCTTCTGACTGGGATCTGGTGCTCTGTGCAGATATAATTTACCTCCCAGAgacttacccactgctagtggAGACACTATCCCATTTGTGCAAGAACGGAGCTGTGGTATATCTGTCATCCAAAATGCGAAAAGAGCATAAGACTCCAGGTTTCTATGAGGAATGTTTGCGAAGCAGATTTAATGTGGAGCTTGTTCACTATGATGGCAATCAAAACATTAACATCTACAGGGCATCTTTGAGGAAAGAGCAGTGA